One region of Polaribacter pectinis genomic DNA includes:
- the radA gene encoding DNA repair protein RadA: MAKTKTTFFCQNCGTQHAKWVGQCGACKEWNTIVEEIIQKEEKRVWKQSTTAKQTINKPLKIADIQLNPEERVVTNNNELDTVLGGGLVKGSVTLLGGEPGIGKSTLLLQVALNISQKVLYVSGEESQSQIKMRAERLDAKNSNCLILTETNTQQIFKNIEETEPEVLVIDSIQTLHTNNIEASPGSISQIRETSAELIKFAKETATPVLLIGHINKEGNIAGPKILEHMVDVVLQFEGDRNHTYRILRSQKNRFGSTSELGIYEMLSTGLREISNPSEILISKKDADLSGTAIASTLEGIRPLMIEIQALVSTAVYGTPQRSTTGYNLKRLHMILAVLEKRAGFKLGAKDVFLNITGGINVDDPAIDLAVVAAILSSNQDIAINPNVCFAAEVGLAGEIRPVSKIDQRILEAEKLGYKTFVASKYNKISSKNHGIKLILVGKIEEAFATLFA; this comes from the coding sequence ATGGCCAAAACCAAAACAACTTTTTTCTGTCAAAATTGTGGCACACAACACGCAAAATGGGTTGGACAATGTGGCGCCTGTAAAGAATGGAACACCATTGTTGAAGAAATTATTCAAAAAGAAGAAAAACGAGTTTGGAAACAATCTACAACCGCAAAACAAACCATAAACAAACCTTTAAAAATTGCTGATATTCAGCTAAATCCAGAAGAAAGAGTTGTCACCAACAACAACGAATTAGACACAGTTTTAGGAGGTGGTTTGGTAAAAGGTTCTGTAACACTTTTGGGTGGAGAACCAGGAATTGGAAAATCGACTTTATTATTGCAAGTTGCTTTAAATATCAGCCAGAAAGTATTGTATGTTTCTGGAGAGGAAAGTCAATCTCAAATAAAAATGAGAGCCGAAAGATTAGATGCAAAAAATTCTAATTGTTTAATTCTTACAGAAACGAATACACAGCAAATCTTCAAAAATATTGAGGAAACAGAACCCGAAGTTTTAGTAATCGATTCTATACAAACTTTACACACCAATAATATTGAAGCTTCTCCAGGAAGTATTTCTCAAATAAGAGAAACTTCTGCAGAGTTGATAAAATTTGCCAAAGAAACTGCCACTCCAGTTTTATTAATTGGTCATATAAACAAAGAAGGAAATATTGCTGGACCCAAAATTTTAGAACACATGGTAGATGTTGTTTTACAGTTCGAAGGCGATAGAAACCATACGTATAGAATTTTAAGAAGTCAGAAAAACAGATTTGGGTCAACTTCCGAATTAGGAATTTACGAGATGCTTTCTACTGGTTTAAGAGAAATTTCAAATCCGTCTGAAATTTTAATTTCTAAAAAAGACGCAGATTTAAGTGGAACAGCAATAGCAAGTACTTTAGAAGGAATTAGACCTTTAATGATAGAAATACAAGCTTTGGTTTCTACTGCTGTTTATGGAACGCCACAACGTTCTACAACAGGTTATAATTTAAAACGTTTACACATGATTTTGGCTGTTTTAGAAAAAAGAGCTGGTTTTAAATTAGGCGCAAAAGATGTGTTTTTAAATATTACAGGAGGTATAAATGTAGACGATCCTGCAATTGATTTAGCAGTTGTTGCTGCAATATTATCATCTAACCAAGATATTGCTATTAACCCAAATGTGTGTTTTGCAGCAGAAGTTGGTTTGGCTGGAGAAATTAGACCGGTTTCTAAAATAGACCAACGTATTTTAGAAGCAGAGAAATTGGGTTACAAAACCTTTGTTGCATCAAAATATAATAAGATATCTTCTAAAAACCATGGAATAAAACTAATTTTAGTAGGCAAAATTGAGGAAGCTTTTGCTACTTTATTTGCTTAA
- a CDS encoding HPP family protein, whose protein sequence is MNDKVGKKEKISQNIKRQARISRYVIYRETQIDFREQFWSFIGAFFGIGIIAFIQSFYLTKFENIFLIGSFGAASVLIFGAIQSPLAQPRNFIGGQLISAFIGVTILKFMPDILWLNAPLAVATSIIAMQITKTLHPPGGATALIAIIGTEKIKALGYFYVISPVLSGSLILFFTALVFNNMTKHRQYPTNSRLTRIFKTRNFKD, encoded by the coding sequence ATGAATGACAAAGTTGGAAAGAAGGAAAAAATAAGTCAGAACATAAAAAGACAAGCAAGAATTTCTCGATATGTAATTTACAGAGAAACACAAATTGACTTTAGAGAGCAATTTTGGTCTTTTATTGGTGCATTTTTCGGAATAGGAATCATTGCTTTTATTCAGTCTTTTTACCTAACAAAATTCGAAAATATCTTTTTAATCGGTTCTTTTGGAGCCGCAAGTGTTTTAATCTTTGGCGCAATACAAAGTCCGTTAGCACAACCCAGAAATTTTATTGGTGGGCAATTAATTTCGGCATTTATAGGCGTTACAATTCTAAAATTTATGCCAGATATTCTTTGGCTAAACGCTCCACTTGCAGTTGCCACGTCAATTATTGCTATGCAAATTACCAAAACCTTACATCCTCCAGGAGGCGCAACTGCCTTAATTGCAATAATCGGAACAGAGAAAATTAAAGCATTGGGGTATTTCTACGTTATTTCACCAGTTTTATCAGGAAGTTTAATTCTGTTTTTTACTGCGCTCGTTTTCAATAATATGACCAAACACAGGCAGTATCCAACCAACAGCAGATTAACCAGAATATTTAAAACCCGAAACTTTAAAGATTAA
- a CDS encoding lysylphosphatidylglycerol synthase transmembrane domain-containing protein has translation MDIKKILKIILPLALGGFLVWYSLSAISLETLGKYFKEANYSWIFLGLFFGILSHLSRAYRWKFMLEPLGFKPRFTNSVLAVLVGYLVNLALPRAGEISRATVMANYEKIPFEKGFGTIVAERIADLIMMLSIVAITLFVQFDFIYELLTKNFDPSKIIIGLTILVIGFFIFRFYVKKATSGFLLKIKTFVSGLIEGVTSIFKMKNKWAFIFHTIFIWAMYVAMFWATIPAIEGLEVPIGGILIGFIAGGFSIAATNGGIGLYPVAVAGALALFGIATEPATAFGWIMWTAQTAMIVIFGGLAFLILPIYNRKQTLTSEK, from the coding sequence TTGGACATCAAAAAAATTTTAAAAATCATACTACCTCTCGCTTTGGGAGGTTTTTTAGTTTGGTATTCTTTGTCAGCAATTTCTTTAGAAACTTTAGGGAAATATTTTAAAGAGGCCAACTATAGTTGGATTTTCCTTGGCTTATTCTTCGGGATTTTAAGCCATTTATCACGAGCATACAGATGGAAATTTATGTTAGAACCTTTAGGTTTTAAACCAAGATTTACCAATAGTGTTTTAGCAGTTTTGGTTGGTTATTTGGTAAATTTGGCCTTGCCAAGAGCTGGAGAAATTTCTAGAGCAACTGTAATGGCAAACTACGAGAAAATACCGTTTGAAAAAGGTTTTGGAACCATTGTAGCAGAAAGAATAGCAGATTTAATAATGATGCTTTCCATTGTTGCAATTACACTTTTTGTACAATTCGATTTTATTTATGAGCTTTTAACAAAAAACTTCGATCCATCTAAAATAATTATTGGTTTAACAATTTTAGTAATTGGTTTTTTCATTTTTAGATTTTACGTAAAAAAAGCTACTTCAGGTTTTTTACTAAAAATTAAAACCTTTGTTTCTGGTTTAATTGAAGGCGTTACAAGCATCTTCAAAATGAAAAATAAATGGGCATTTATCTTTCATACCATTTTTATTTGGGCAATGTATGTTGCTATGTTTTGGGCAACAATTCCTGCAATTGAAGGTTTAGAAGTTCCAATTGGTGGCATTTTAATCGGTTTTATTGCTGGCGGATTTTCTATCGCTGCAACAAATGGTGGCATTGGTTTATACCCAGTTGCTGTTGCTGGGGCTTTGGCTTTATTCGGTATTGCAACAGAACCTGCAACCGCTTTTGGTTGGATTATGTGGACAGCACAAACAGCCATGATTGTAATTTTTGGAGGATTGGCATTTCTAATTCTTCCAATTTATAATAGAAAACAAACTTTAACTTCAGAAAAATAA
- the panD gene encoding aspartate 1-decarboxylase, translating to MLVQVVKSKIHRVKVTGADLNYIGSITIDEDLMDAAGIIEGERVQIVNNNNGNRLETYAIPGPRGSGEITLNGAASRLVAVGDVLILIVYAFMELEEAKVFKPQLVFPNEKDNTLT from the coding sequence ATGTTAGTACAAGTTGTAAAATCAAAAATCCATCGTGTAAAAGTTACAGGTGCAGATTTAAATTATATAGGAAGCATAACCATAGATGAAGATTTAATGGATGCTGCAGGAATTATTGAAGGTGAACGCGTTCAAATTGTGAATAACAATAATGGAAATCGTTTAGAAACTTACGCAATTCCTGGTCCAAGAGGCAGTGGAGAAATCACTTTAAATGGTGCAGCTTCACGTTTAGTTGCTGTTGGTGATGTTTTAATCTTAATCGTTTATGCTTTTATGGAATTAGAAGAAGCAAAAGTTTTTAAACCTCAATTGGTTTTTCCTAACGAAAAAGACAATACACTTACCTAA
- the panC gene encoding pantoate--beta-alanine ligase yields the protein MKIFTTKQDLKSCLSEFKTKNKAIGFVPTMGALHEGHLSLIKKAKEKNDIVVVSIFVNPTQFDNVEDLKKYPKTIENDIKLLESVSCDVLFSPSVEEIYSENIASEKFDFDGLEHQMEGKFRDGHFDGVGTIVKTLFEIVEPNKAYFGQKDFQQLQIIKKMVKKNRLPVKIKGCPIFREKDGLAMSSRNVRLSNEQREIAPFIFKTLKEVRKKFGITNISEINKWVENQFKKQPLLELEYFTIAEEKTLETAETKESNKKYRAFLAVFAGKIRLIDNIRLRN from the coding sequence ATGAAAATATTTACAACAAAACAAGATTTAAAAAGCTGTTTGTCAGAATTTAAAACAAAAAATAAAGCAATTGGTTTTGTTCCAACAATGGGTGCATTACATGAGGGACATTTGTCTTTAATTAAAAAAGCAAAAGAAAAAAACGATATTGTTGTGGTAAGTATTTTTGTTAATCCTACACAGTTTGATAATGTTGAGGACCTTAAAAAATACCCAAAAACAATAGAAAATGACATAAAATTATTAGAATCTGTTTCTTGTGATGTATTATTTTCTCCTTCTGTTGAAGAAATTTATTCAGAAAATATAGCTTCAGAAAAATTCGACTTCGATGGTTTAGAGCATCAAATGGAAGGAAAATTTAGAGACGGTCATTTTGATGGTGTTGGTACAATTGTAAAAACTTTATTTGAAATTGTGGAGCCTAACAAAGCGTATTTCGGGCAAAAAGATTTTCAGCAGTTACAAATCATCAAAAAAATGGTGAAAAAAAATCGACTTCCAGTTAAAATTAAAGGTTGCCCAATTTTTAGAGAAAAAGATGGCTTGGCAATGAGCTCAAGAAATGTTCGCTTATCTAATGAACAAAGAGAAATTGCACCGTTTATTTTTAAAACACTTAAAGAAGTTCGAAAAAAATTTGGCATTACAAATATTTCTGAAATTAATAAATGGGTAGAGAATCAGTTTAAAAAACAACCTTTATTAGAATTAGAATACTTTACAATTGCTGAAGAAAAAACATTAGAAACAGCAGAAACTAAAGAATCTAATAAAAAATACAGAGCTTTTCTTGCAGTATTTGCAGGAAAAATAAGATTGATTGATAACATTCGTTTAAGAAATTAA
- a CDS encoding glycogen/starch synthase produces MKDKRILFVSSEVVPYLPETELSSTAFNAAKNAHSKGVQTRIFMPRFGVINERRHQLHEVIRLSGMNLVVNDVDMPLIIKVASIPKERMQVYFIDNEEYFKRKAVFTDEDDQLFPDNDERAIFFAKGVIETVKKLNWAPDIIHVHGWMASLLPLYLREFYNEEPLFTESKIVTSLYNNPFEGNLNEGLADKVKFDLGNEEKVATIKTPNFTNILKSAIENSDAIIHGSESISDDLTSFIDAQDMPVLEYQLENLKENYLNFYTDLLTVN; encoded by the coding sequence ATGAAGGACAAGAGAATATTATTTGTTTCGTCTGAAGTGGTTCCTTATTTACCCGAAACAGAATTATCATCAACAGCTTTTAATGCTGCAAAAAACGCACATTCTAAAGGAGTACAGACTAGAATTTTTATGCCAAGATTTGGTGTTATTAATGAACGAAGACATCAATTACATGAAGTTATTCGTCTTTCTGGTATGAACTTGGTTGTAAACGATGTAGATATGCCATTAATTATAAAAGTGGCTTCTATACCAAAAGAGAGAATGCAAGTTTATTTTATAGATAACGAAGAGTATTTTAAAAGAAAAGCTGTTTTTACGGATGAAGATGACCAATTGTTTCCAGACAACGATGAACGTGCAATTTTCTTTGCAAAAGGAGTTATTGAAACTGTAAAAAAATTGAATTGGGCGCCAGATATTATACATGTTCATGGATGGATGGCTTCTTTATTGCCTCTTTATTTAAGAGAATTTTATAATGAAGAACCATTATTTACAGAAAGTAAAATAGTAACTTCGCTTTACAACAACCCTTTTGAAGGTAATTTAAATGAAGGTTTAGCAGATAAAGTTAAATTTGATTTAGGTAACGAAGAGAAAGTAGCAACAATTAAAACACCAAACTTTACTAATATATTAAAAAGTGCCATTGAAAATTCTGATGCAATTATTCATGGCAGTGAGTCAATCTCTGATGATTTAACATCTTTTATAGATGCACAAGATATGCCTGTTTTGGAATATCAATTAGAGAATTTAAAAGAAAATTATTTAAATTTTTACACCGATTTATTAACGGTTAATTAA
- a CDS encoding DUF4270 family protein yields the protein MRNIIRKSAYLSALLLVFSGVISCEKDFTDIGTSIIDNSKFKTKDTILEVTITQRDIDAIRGDNLAIGSVGEYLLGVYQDKKGDYEKIEASLVSQISNSLAIDVTDGLTDTTTVTSIMDNAFIKLPYIATKKEDNPDDGTPVFDLDSLIGSTTVGVSLKIYRNNTFLHSLDPQNPSQGNSYNTDYVFEKGELLNEDANFTFIPNPNDTIYVYDRTLKSGNTFKDTLKLVNSNPFLVVPLDKALMKSLLYDKFEDDEFSSQDDLNNYFRGLIIEASGDENSLLPFSFTGTLIPTLELNYTNTVVKTSTGEVLDTIRKMASFPISGVQSRIYKMSPEPNPASANQVVIQGAAGKIADVKILQGTQLQDLKAKDWLINDATLTFYIDKDKDTTAIPLRLYLYKEETNYSAPIKDSYSEGLDVFSGSLQKEYDENSNFVANDRYSFKITDYISDILRPTSVKNSNLVLKVYNTTDNPIKNQALDTVVTNYNWNPRAVTLTNHLPSNGEIKDTRKAQLRIIYSERKN from the coding sequence GTGAGAAATATTATTAGAAAGAGCGCTTACTTAAGTGCTTTATTATTGGTTTTTTCAGGAGTTATTTCTTGTGAAAAAGACTTTACAGACATTGGTACAAGTATTATTGATAATTCTAAATTTAAAACTAAAGATACTATTTTAGAAGTAACTATAACTCAAAGAGATATAGATGCTATAAGAGGAGATAATCTAGCAATTGGTTCAGTAGGAGAATATTTATTAGGTGTTTACCAAGACAAAAAAGGAGATTATGAAAAAATTGAAGCTTCTTTGGTTTCTCAAATTTCTAATTCTTTAGCAATAGATGTTACAGACGGTTTAACAGATACAACAACTGTAACTTCTATTATGGATAATGCTTTTATTAAGTTGCCATACATTGCAACAAAAAAAGAAGATAATCCTGATGACGGTACACCGGTTTTTGATTTAGATTCTCTAATTGGTAGCACAACTGTAGGTGTTTCTTTAAAAATTTATAGAAATAATACTTTTTTACACTCTTTAGATCCTCAAAATCCATCACAAGGAAATTCTTATAATACAGATTATGTTTTTGAAAAAGGAGAATTATTAAATGAAGATGCAAATTTTACATTTATACCAAATCCTAATGATACTATTTACGTATATGATAGAACTTTAAAAAGTGGAAACACATTTAAAGATACTTTAAAGCTGGTGAATTCAAATCCGTTTTTAGTAGTTCCATTAGATAAAGCTTTAATGAAGTCTTTACTTTATGACAAGTTTGAAGATGATGAATTTTCTTCACAAGATGATTTAAATAACTACTTTAGAGGTTTAATTATAGAAGCTTCTGGAGATGAAAACTCTCTTCTTCCTTTTAGTTTTACAGGAACTTTAATACCTACATTAGAGCTTAATTACACTAATACTGTTGTAAAAACATCTACTGGAGAAGTTTTGGATACCATTAGAAAAATGGCTTCTTTTCCAATATCTGGAGTTCAAAGTAGAATTTATAAAATGTCGCCAGAACCTAATCCTGCTAGTGCTAACCAAGTTGTTATACAAGGCGCTGCTGGAAAAATTGCAGACGTAAAAATTTTACAAGGAACTCAATTACAAGATTTAAAAGCAAAAGATTGGTTAATTAATGATGCCACTTTAACTTTTTATATAGATAAAGATAAAGATACAACAGCAATTCCATTACGTTTATATTTATACAAAGAAGAAACAAATTATTCAGCACCAATTAAAGATTCTTATTCGGAAGGTTTAGATGTGTTTTCTGGTTCATTACAAAAAGAATATGATGAAAATTCTAATTTTGTAGCTAATGATCGTTATAGTTTTAAAATTACAGACTATATTTCTGATATTTTAAGACCTACTTCAGTAAAAAATTCTAACTTGGTTTTAAAAGTATACAATACAACAGATAATCCTATAAAAAATCAAGCTTTAGATACTGTTGTTACAAATTATAATTGGAATCCAAGAGCGGTAACATTAACAAATCATTTACCTAGTAATGGTGAAATTAAAGATACGAGAAAAGCGCAATTAAGAATTATATATTCTGAAAGAAAAAATTAA
- the glmS gene encoding glutamine--fructose-6-phosphate transaminase (isomerizing), giving the protein MCGITGYIGFREAYPIVINGLKRLEYRGYDSAGIMMYDGDKIHLSKTKGKVSDLELITDKEVERKNGNIGMGHTRWATHGVPNDVNSHPHFSQSGNLVIVHNGIIENYDSLRKELISRGYTFKSDTDTEVLINLIEEVKKQEGCKLGQAVQLALNNVIGAYAIAVFDKTKPNEVVVARLGSPIAIGIGKDNSEFFVASDASPFIEYTKDAIYLEDEEMAIIKLGKGIKVRKINDDSLVDANVQKLKMSLEQIEKGGYDHFMLKEIHEQPKAIIDTYRGRMLADEGIIRMAGIDNHMNKFLNAERIIIVACGTSWHAGLVGEYLIEEFARIPVEVEYASEFRYRNPIITSKDVVIAISQSGETADTLAAIKLAKSKGAFVFGICNVVGSSIARETDAGAYTHAGPEIGVASTKAFTTQITVLTLIALKLSSKKGELSKSDLRTYLQKMQLIPAKVEALLKIDEKVKEIAAVYKDAKNCLYLGRGFNFPVALEGALKLKEISYIHAEGYPAAEMKHGPIALIDENMPIFVIATNKGHYEKVVSNIQEIKSRAGKIIAIVTEGDTQVKEIADHVIEIPETEEALTPLLTTIPFQLLSYHIAVMLGKNVDQPRNLAKSVTVE; this is encoded by the coding sequence ATGTGTGGAATAACTGGTTACATAGGTTTTAGAGAAGCATATCCAATAGTAATTAACGGTCTAAAAAGATTAGAATATCGTGGTTACGACAGTGCTGGAATAATGATGTATGATGGAGACAAAATACACTTATCTAAAACTAAAGGAAAAGTTTCTGATTTAGAATTAATTACTGATAAAGAAGTAGAAAGAAAAAATGGAAATATTGGTATGGGACACACACGTTGGGCTACTCATGGAGTGCCAAATGATGTAAATTCTCATCCACATTTTTCTCAATCAGGAAATTTAGTTATTGTACATAATGGAATTATAGAAAATTACGATTCTTTAAGAAAGGAGTTAATTTCTAGAGGATACACCTTTAAAAGTGATACAGATACAGAAGTTCTTATAAACTTAATAGAAGAAGTAAAAAAACAAGAAGGTTGTAAGTTAGGACAAGCAGTTCAATTAGCGTTAAATAATGTTATTGGAGCTTACGCAATAGCTGTTTTTGATAAAACTAAACCCAATGAAGTTGTTGTTGCACGTTTAGGAAGCCCAATTGCAATTGGTATTGGTAAAGATAATTCAGAGTTTTTTGTAGCTTCTGATGCTTCTCCTTTTATTGAGTATACCAAAGACGCTATTTATCTAGAAGATGAAGAAATGGCTATCATAAAGCTAGGTAAGGGTATAAAAGTTCGTAAAATAAATGATGACTCTTTAGTTGATGCTAATGTGCAGAAACTAAAAATGAGTTTAGAGCAAATAGAAAAAGGTGGTTATGACCATTTTATGTTGAAAGAAATTCATGAGCAACCTAAAGCTATTATAGATACTTATAGAGGTAGAATGCTTGCTGACGAGGGAATTATAAGAATGGCAGGTATTGACAACCACATGAATAAATTCTTAAATGCAGAAAGAATTATAATTGTTGCTTGTGGTACTTCTTGGCATGCTGGTTTAGTGGGAGAATATCTTATTGAAGAATTTGCTAGAATTCCTGTAGAAGTAGAATATGCATCAGAATTTAGATATAGAAATCCAATTATTACATCTAAAGATGTTGTTATTGCTATTTCTCAGTCTGGAGAAACTGCAGATACTTTAGCCGCAATTAAATTAGCAAAATCTAAAGGTGCTTTTGTTTTTGGAATTTGTAATGTTGTTGGTTCTTCAATTGCAAGAGAAACTGATGCTGGTGCTTATACACATGCAGGTCCAGAAATTGGTGTTGCTTCAACAAAAGCATTTACAACTCAAATAACTGTTTTAACTTTAATAGCTTTAAAATTATCTTCTAAAAAAGGAGAGCTTTCTAAATCTGATTTAAGAACTTATCTACAAAAAATGCAATTAATTCCTGCAAAAGTAGAAGCTCTTTTAAAAATTGATGAAAAAGTTAAAGAAATTGCAGCTGTTTATAAAGACGCTAAAAACTGTTTGTATTTAGGAAGAGGTTTTAACTTTCCTGTAGCTTTAGAAGGAGCTTTAAAGTTAAAAGAAATTTCATATATTCATGCAGAAGGATACCCTGCTGCAGAAATGAAACATGGACCAATTGCATTAATTGACGAAAATATGCCAATTTTTGTAATTGCAACAAATAAAGGTCATTACGAAAAAGTAGTTAGTAACATACAAGAAATAAAATCTAGAGCAGGTAAAATTATTGCTATTGTTACTGAAGGAGATACACAGGTTAAAGAGATTGCAGATCACGTAATTGAAATTCCAGAAACGGAAGAAGCTTTAACACCATTGTTAACTACAATTCCTTTCCAATTATTGTCATATCATATTGCAGTAATGTTAGGTAAAAATGTAGATCAACCAAGAAATTTAGCAAAATCTGTTACTGTAGAGTAA
- a CDS encoding energy transducer TonB, whose protein sequence is MEVKKNPKKQLENFSKIFFQIGLVLTLFIIYTLIEHKTYEKNDLKTLGTTNMVDEMQEDIPIIEMKDIKPPPKSAPTLVEKIKVVEDEMKVEETIIESTETDEGDAIIINTEDIVEVEEVEEVIEDIPFILIENVPVYPGCKGNNKELKDCFTKKITEYFGSKFDVNLATEIGLTEGKKRIFVVFRIDKKGKVTDVKARAPHRRLETEVVSIISSLPKMIPGKQRGRAVGVSYSIPITFEVR, encoded by the coding sequence ATGGAAGTTAAAAAAAATCCCAAGAAACAGTTGGAAAATTTTAGTAAAATTTTCTTTCAAATAGGTTTAGTTCTTACTTTGTTTATTATCTACACACTCATAGAACATAAAACCTATGAAAAAAATGATTTGAAAACTTTAGGTACCACCAATATGGTGGACGAAATGCAAGAAGATATTCCCATCATAGAAATGAAAGATATAAAGCCACCTCCAAAAAGTGCTCCAACTTTAGTAGAAAAAATTAAAGTTGTAGAAGATGAAATGAAAGTAGAAGAAACTATTATAGAATCTACAGAAACAGATGAAGGAGACGCAATTATAATAAATACAGAAGATATTGTTGAGGTTGAAGAAGTTGAAGAAGTTATTGAAGATATTCCTTTTATTTTAATTGAAAACGTACCCGTTTATCCTGGATGTAAAGGGAATAACAAAGAACTTAAAGACTGTTTTACAAAAAAAATAACAGAATATTTTGGATCTAAATTTGATGTGAATTTAGCTACAGAAATTGGTTTAACTGAAGGTAAAAAAAGAATATTTGTTGTTTTTAGAATTGATAAAAAAGGTAAAGTAACAGATGTTAAAGCAAGAGCTCCTCATAGAAGATTAGAAACAGAAGTAGTATCTATTATTAGCTCTTTACCTAAAATGATTCCAGGAAAACAAAGAGGAAGAGCTGTAGGTGTTAGTTATAGTATCCCAATAACTTTTGAAGTTAGATAA
- a CDS encoding NAD(P)/FAD-dependent oxidoreductase — MVFDALIIGGGVSGMQCALVLGSAKNKAFAANKNIGIVMHQRNSHLQNALFNNVLGLLPKTLGENVLAEGKKQLSTLYPEINQIENEKVSLIEDYKGEYKITTNKNIYFSKVVVLALNYSKPFSIEGLSEFIEPHQKANPEKDRIQLKNRDHLIKNNLYCCGTIAGFRSQFAIAAGSGASVATDILTLWNNNVPTKVHDKI; from the coding sequence ATGGTTTTCGATGCATTAATTATTGGTGGAGGTGTTTCTGGAATGCAATGTGCTTTAGTTTTAGGTTCTGCTAAAAACAAAGCTTTTGCTGCTAACAAAAACATTGGTATTGTTATGCATCAAAGAAATTCTCATTTACAAAACGCATTGTTTAACAATGTTTTAGGCTTATTGCCAAAAACATTAGGTGAAAATGTTTTAGCTGAAGGAAAAAAACAATTATCTACCTTATATCCAGAGATTAACCAAATAGAAAACGAGAAAGTTTCTTTAATTGAAGATTATAAAGGTGAATATAAAATAACTACCAATAAAAACATCTATTTCTCTAAAGTTGTTGTTTTAGCTTTAAATTATTCTAAACCTTTTAGTATCGAAGGCTTATCTGAATTTATTGAACCTCACCAAAAAGCAAATCCTGAAAAAGATAGAATTCAGCTTAAAAATAGAGATCATCTCATTAAAAACAATTTATATTGTTGTGGAACCATTGCTGGTTTTCGAAGTCAGTTTGCTATTGCTGCCGGAAGTGGTGCTTCTGTTGCTACAGATATTTTAACTCTTTGGAATAATAATGTACCTACAAAAGTGCATGACAAAATATGA
- a CDS encoding MarC family protein, protein MDFNFKEIFTAFMVLFAVIDIVGNIPIIIDLRKKAGHIQSEKASLIAGIIMIIFLFLGQSLLSLIGIDVNSFAVAGSFILFFIALEMILGITLYKDNDGDFNAITASVFPLAFPLIAGPGSLTTLLSLRAEFHIENIIAAVLLNVILIYIVLKTSSKIERIIGPNGIQIIRKVFGVILLAIAVKLFAQNIKALFI, encoded by the coding sequence ATGGATTTTAATTTTAAAGAAATTTTTACAGCTTTTATGGTATTGTTTGCAGTAATAGATATTGTTGGTAATATTCCTATTATTATTGATTTACGTAAAAAAGCAGGTCATATTCAATCTGAAAAAGCCTCTTTAATTGCTGGTATTATTATGATTATCTTCTTATTTTTAGGACAAAGTTTATTAAGTCTTATTGGTATAGATGTAAATTCTTTTGCAGTTGCGGGTTCATTTATTTTATTTTTTATTGCTCTAGAGATGATTTTAGGTATTACATTATATAAAGATAATGATGGTGATTTTAATGCCATTACAGCTTCTGTTTTTCCACTTGCTTTTCCATTAATTGCAGGTCCAGGAAGTTTAACAACCTTACTTTCTTTGCGTGCAGAATTTCATATAGAAAATATAATTGCAGCTGTTTTATTAAACGTAATACTTATTTATATTGTTTTAAAAACATCTTCCAAAATAGAACGTATTATTGGCCCTAACGGAATACAAATTATTAGAAAAGTATTTGGTGTAATCTTATTGGCAATTGCAGTAAAGTTATTTGCCCAAAACATAAAAGCTTTATTTATTTAA